From the genome of Desulfatibacillum aliphaticivorans DSM 15576, one region includes:
- a CDS encoding cation:proton antiporter codes for MEALNTIAILISMAAALAYINHRFLRIPMTIGLMLLSLAASLALILLEGMGLPVAHYADQLVSGIDFSTVLLNGMLGLLLFAGALHVNLDDLAAQKLEVAVFATLGVLASTFLVGGAFYYAASFFHMGLRFVDCLLFGALISPTDPIAVLAILKKAGAPKTLETKIAGESLFNDGIGVVVFLVLLEIAAGSGHVSPGHVLALFGEEVLGGIALGLVAGYIAFRLLSSINNYQVEVLITLALVLGGYALANKLHISGPIAMVVSGLLIGNHGRRLAMSEETVDNLDTFWELIDEILNALLFVLIGLEVFILSFQGEFLIAGILAVPLVLLARFISVGGPVLVMKKWRPFAPKAISIMTWGGLRGGISVALALSLPKECNRELILTMTYAVVVFSILVQGLTIKRLVQSGKSAPPKD; via the coding sequence ATGGAAGCCTTGAACACCATCGCCATTCTCATCAGCATGGCTGCGGCCCTTGCTTACATAAACCACCGTTTTTTGCGCATTCCCATGACCATCGGGCTCATGCTTCTGTCCCTGGCGGCGTCCCTGGCCCTGATTCTGCTGGAAGGCATGGGCCTGCCCGTCGCCCATTACGCGGATCAACTGGTGAGCGGGATCGACTTTTCCACGGTGCTGTTGAACGGCATGCTGGGCCTGCTGCTTTTCGCCGGCGCTTTGCACGTAAACCTGGACGACCTGGCCGCCCAGAAGCTGGAGGTGGCGGTTTTCGCCACCCTGGGAGTCCTGGCCTCCACATTCCTGGTGGGAGGCGCCTTTTATTATGCGGCCTCGTTTTTCCACATGGGCTTGCGTTTTGTGGACTGCCTGCTCTTCGGCGCCCTGATTTCGCCCACGGACCCCATTGCGGTCCTGGCGATCCTTAAAAAGGCGGGGGCGCCCAAAACCCTGGAAACCAAAATCGCCGGGGAATCCTTGTTTAACGACGGCATCGGCGTGGTGGTCTTTCTGGTGCTCTTGGAAATCGCCGCGGGAAGCGGGCATGTCTCCCCCGGCCATGTGCTGGCCCTGTTCGGAGAGGAGGTCCTGGGAGGAATCGCCCTGGGGCTGGTCGCCGGATACATCGCATTCAGGCTCCTTTCCTCCATCAACAATTACCAGGTGGAGGTGCTCATCACCCTGGCCCTGGTCCTGGGCGGATACGCCCTGGCCAACAAGCTGCACATCTCCGGGCCCATCGCCATGGTGGTCTCCGGCCTGCTCATCGGCAACCACGGCCGCCGCCTGGCCATGTCCGAAGAAACCGTGGACAACCTGGACACCTTCTGGGAGTTGATCGACGAAATATTGAACGCCCTCCTTTTTGTGCTCATCGGCCTGGAAGTGTTTATCCTCTCATTTCAGGGCGAATTCCTCATTGCCGGAATCCTGGCCGTCCCCCTGGTGCTCCTGGCCCGGTTCATCAGCGTGGGAGGCCCGGTCCTTGTCATGAAAAAATGGCGCCCTTTCGCCCCCAAAGCCATATCCATCATGACCTGGGGAGGCCTCCGGGGCGGCATTTCCGTGGCCCTGGCCCTGTCCCTGCCCAAGGAATGCAACCGGGAGCTGATCCTCACCATGACCTACGCCGTGGTGGTCTTCTCCATCCTCGTCCAGGGCCTGACCATCAAGCGTCTGGTCCAGTCGGGAAAATCCGCACCGCCGAAAGATTGA
- a CDS encoding substrate-binding periplasmic protein, with protein MNPCRLLLVFFLLTGWIIPGAALGAEGPGVEILTIATPEGEAVLTSYLKMVFQELENRTGAAYRIVELPKKRCLLDANAGVYDGLAARIAGLERAGHPNLIQIKACHYRVQHIIFAETSELAGIDSLESLLEAAVQKGWMVGYLEGSKKAAELLQPLPNANKIALSMPEQAFFMLGGGRIQAYLGGPGIVNKALLKGLQQKHPYLQAIEPQFVVSESPLYPYLHKRHKDLAPVLEAALHAMEADGTLNKLLQELESMATPPPKENDF; from the coding sequence ATGAATCCATGCCGCTTATTGCTTGTTTTTTTTCTTCTGACAGGCTGGATCATTCCGGGTGCGGCCTTAGGGGCGGAGGGCCCCGGCGTAGAAATCCTGACAATTGCCACGCCAGAGGGAGAAGCCGTCCTCACCAGCTATCTTAAAATGGTTTTTCAGGAACTGGAAAACCGGACCGGGGCGGCATACAGGATTGTGGAGTTGCCCAAAAAACGATGCCTCCTGGATGCCAATGCCGGCGTGTATGACGGACTTGCGGCCCGAATAGCAGGCCTGGAAAGGGCCGGGCATCCCAACCTCATTCAAATTAAGGCCTGCCACTACAGGGTGCAGCATATCATCTTCGCCGAAACATCGGAATTGGCCGGAATCGACAGCCTGGAATCGCTTCTGGAGGCCGCGGTGCAAAAAGGCTGGATGGTCGGATATCTGGAGGGCAGTAAAAAGGCGGCGGAGTTGTTGCAGCCCCTTCCCAACGCAAACAAAATCGCCTTGTCAATGCCGGAGCAGGCGTTTTTCATGCTCGGCGGCGGCCGGATTCAGGCCTACCTGGGAGGCCCGGGAATCGTCAACAAAGCGCTGTTGAAGGGCCTCCAGCAAAAGCATCCGTATTTACAGGCAATAGAGCCGCAGTTTGTGGTTTCCGAGTCCCCGCTATACCCCTACCTGCACAAACGCCATAAAGACCTGGCGCCTGTTTTGGAAGCAGCGCTCCATGCCATGGAAGCTGACGGAACCTTGAACAAGCTGCTCCAGGAGCTTGAATCCATGGCAACCCCGCCCCCCAAGGAGAATGACTTTTGA
- a CDS encoding hybrid sensor histidine kinase/response regulator, whose amino-acid sequence MKSISRIIAVRLCAIIVILGLLTGGLFSYYLVQTDKQAYEENMARQADFIAGKIAIDLWTYNEPALDYMAAAAFQMSYIKALKIWDASGQFHLSSGKEQAQGTQVLRRNVVMKNEVIGAVEVAFAPFDSGPIWKRTLMTALTILLPVLLFSILQVFLVVRTLLSDPMGDLLQGIEDIADGAYSRDFSPGKGLEMKEIANSVKHLSGKLARREAAIRESEKRLQESLEKYRTLFNSFPLGITVSDSEGRIMETNQQAEQLLGVPKHEHEQRSLDGENWRIIRPDKTDMPPEEFASVIALREKRLVKNQELGILREKGNVVWLNVTATPLPLENYGVVVAYSDISEKKQLQENLLAHKNIVSATTDFISLVDRGYRYVIVNDSYLTLTQKTREELVGRTVAENVGEEVFESIVKPQIDRCLRGENARYQEWFEFAGGGRRFMDITYTPHREQGKITGVAVNGRDITELKRTQDSIRESEEKFYKAFHSSPVIKSISTLEEGRFLDANQLFLDMLEMEREDLIGQKAEDLALWQNMDRDLVIKELKQKGYAHNLPVDIITRSGKRVPVLWFGDVVRIQDQSCVIASGFDLTELKKSEDALRESESFLNILLDAIPVPVCYKNKEGFFLGFNKAYLDFFGQDIEQLAGKTVFDLYPPDAAELLHQKDIELFRDGGIQILEMQIATALDELRDIVFYRAVFKDRTGETAGLVGTILDITDRKQAQAERNRLETRLMQAQKMESIGTLAGGIAHDFNNILTPIVGISEMMLEDMTPDSQDRDSILEIHKAGKRGSDLVRQILAFSRQSEHEMIPIRLQKVIKEALKLSRSSIPSNIEILQDIQPDCGLVKADPTQIHQIAMNLITNAYHAVEESGGIIKVSLKEKPLFGDDLKEQDLLPGFYAELTVADNGCGIDPAIRDKIFDPYFTTKEKGKGTGLGLAVIHGIVKEHKGGVRIDSQPGKGAAITVSLPLHKDAEKVIEQPEQEPCPFGTERIMLVDDEAPVAKIQETTLTRLGYRVTTRIGSREALQTFQQNPQAFDLVMTDMNMPHMTGDQLALAILEIRPDIPIIICTGYSEKISPDRLDVLGVKGLIMKPAIKREVAQMVRRALDEAKV is encoded by the coding sequence TTGAAATCCATCAGTAGGATCATTGCGGTCAGGCTGTGCGCCATCATTGTGATTCTGGGATTACTTACGGGAGGACTGTTCTCCTACTATCTGGTTCAGACCGACAAGCAGGCGTATGAGGAGAATATGGCCCGGCAGGCGGACTTCATCGCCGGAAAAATTGCGATTGATCTATGGACCTACAACGAGCCCGCCCTTGATTACATGGCCGCAGCCGCTTTTCAAATGTCTTATATAAAGGCATTGAAAATATGGGATGCATCAGGGCAATTCCATCTATCCTCAGGAAAGGAGCAGGCGCAGGGAACCCAAGTGCTCAGGCGTAATGTGGTCATGAAGAACGAGGTGATCGGCGCGGTGGAAGTGGCCTTTGCGCCTTTTGATTCCGGGCCCATATGGAAGCGCACCTTGATGACCGCGCTCACCATCCTGCTGCCGGTTTTGTTGTTTTCCATCTTGCAGGTCTTTCTGGTGGTGCGAACCCTTCTGTCCGATCCCATGGGAGATCTGCTCCAGGGCATTGAGGATATTGCGGACGGCGCCTATTCCAGGGATTTTTCCCCCGGCAAGGGCCTGGAAATGAAGGAAATCGCCAATTCCGTCAAGCATCTTTCCGGCAAACTGGCCCGGAGGGAGGCCGCCATCAGGGAAAGCGAAAAAAGGCTTCAGGAAAGCCTGGAAAAATACCGGACGCTATTCAACTCCTTTCCTTTGGGCATTACGGTTTCCGATTCTGAAGGGCGAATCATGGAAACCAACCAACAGGCGGAACAACTCCTGGGGGTGCCCAAACATGAGCACGAACAACGCTCCCTGGACGGAGAAAACTGGCGCATCATCCGGCCTGACAAAACCGACATGCCCCCCGAAGAATTTGCATCAGTCATTGCATTACGGGAAAAACGGCTGGTGAAAAACCAGGAATTAGGAATCCTGCGGGAAAAAGGGAACGTGGTGTGGCTCAATGTGACGGCGACGCCCTTACCTCTTGAGAACTATGGCGTGGTTGTGGCCTACTCCGATATCAGCGAAAAAAAACAACTCCAGGAAAACCTGCTGGCGCACAAAAACATCGTGTCCGCCACAACGGATTTCATCTCGCTGGTGGATCGCGGCTACAGATATGTGATTGTAAACGATTCGTACTTAACGCTGACTCAAAAAACCAGGGAAGAGCTTGTGGGCCGCACAGTGGCCGAGAACGTGGGCGAGGAGGTTTTTGAAAGCATTGTAAAGCCTCAAATCGATCGATGCCTGCGGGGCGAAAACGCACGGTACCAGGAATGGTTTGAGTTTGCCGGCGGGGGCCGCAGGTTCATGGACATCACCTACACGCCCCATAGGGAGCAAGGGAAGATCACAGGCGTCGCCGTTAACGGCAGGGACATCACCGAACTCAAGCGAACCCAGGATTCCATCCGGGAAAGCGAAGAAAAATTCTACAAGGCGTTCCACTCCAGCCCGGTCATCAAGTCCATCTCCACTCTGGAGGAAGGGAGGTTTTTGGATGCAAACCAGTTGTTCCTGGACATGCTGGAAATGGAAAGGGAGGACCTGATCGGCCAAAAGGCTGAAGACCTGGCACTCTGGCAGAACATGGACAGGGATTTGGTTATCAAGGAGTTAAAGCAAAAGGGTTACGCCCATAACCTTCCCGTGGACATCATAACCCGCAGCGGGAAGAGGGTTCCCGTTCTATGGTTTGGAGATGTGGTAAGGATTCAGGACCAGTCGTGCGTCATCGCCTCGGGCTTTGACCTGACCGAACTGAAAAAATCGGAAGATGCTCTGCGCGAAAGCGAGTCCTTTCTGAATATACTGCTCGACGCCATCCCGGTTCCTGTCTGCTACAAAAACAAGGAAGGTTTTTTTCTGGGTTTTAACAAAGCCTATTTGGATTTTTTCGGGCAAGATATTGAGCAACTTGCCGGCAAGACCGTTTTTGATCTCTATCCGCCTGATGCGGCGGAGCTTTTGCATCAAAAGGATATCGAGCTTTTTCGGGACGGGGGCATACAAATCCTCGAAATGCAAATCGCCACAGCCTTGGATGAACTGCGCGATATTGTTTTTTATCGGGCTGTGTTCAAAGACCGGACAGGAGAAACCGCGGGTCTGGTCGGCACCATTCTGGACATCACGGACCGCAAACAGGCCCAGGCTGAACGCAACAGGCTGGAAACCCGCCTGATGCAGGCCCAAAAAATGGAGTCCATCGGCACTCTTGCTGGAGGGATAGCCCATGATTTCAACAATATTCTCACTCCCATCGTCGGCATTTCAGAGATGATGCTGGAAGATATGACGCCTGACAGCCAGGACCGGGACAGCATCCTGGAGATCCACAAGGCAGGAAAACGGGGGAGCGACCTTGTCCGGCAAATCCTCGCTTTCAGCAGGCAGTCCGAGCACGAGATGATTCCCATACGCTTGCAAAAAGTGATCAAAGAGGCCCTCAAATTAAGCCGCTCCTCCATCCCGTCCAACATTGAAATCCTGCAGGACATCCAGCCGGATTGCGGACTGGTCAAGGCAGACCCCACTCAGATTCACCAGATTGCCATGAACCTGATCACCAACGCCTACCATGCCGTGGAAGAATCGGGAGGAATCATCAAGGTCAGCTTGAAAGAAAAGCCGCTGTTCGGCGATGACCTGAAAGAGCAGGACCTGTTGCCCGGATTTTATGCAGAGCTTACCGTTGCAGACAATGGATGCGGAATCGATCCGGCGATCCGGGATAAAATCTTCGACCCCTACTTCACCACCAAGGAAAAAGGCAAGGGGACCGGCCTGGGCTTGGCGGTCATCCATGGGATCGTAAAAGAGCACAAGGGAGGCGTCAGAATAGACAGCCAACCGGGCAAAGGCGCCGCCATCACCGTCAGCCTGCCCCTGCACAAAGACGCTGAAAAAGTCATAGAACAGCCGGAGCAGGAGCCCTGCCCCTTTGGAACCGAAAGGATCATGCTGGTGGATGACGAGGCCCCTGTGGCGAAAATCCAGGAGACAACCCTGACACGTTTGGGGTATCGGGTAACCACACGGATAGGCAGCAGGGAGGCGCTGCAAACCTTTCAACAGAATCCCCAGGCCTTTGACCTGGTCATGACGGACATGAATATGCCCCACATGACCGGAGATCAACTGGCTCTGGCCATTCTGGAAATTAGACCGGACATCCCAATCATCATCTGCACCGGCTATAGTGAAAAAATCTCCCCGGATCGGCTGGATGTGCTGGGCGTGAAAGGCCTGATCATGAAACCGGCCATCAAAAGGGAGGTGGCTCAAATGGTGCGCCGAGCTCTGGACGAAGCCAAGGTCTGA
- a CDS encoding metalloregulator ArsR/SmtB family transcription factor: MDLQQSINILKALADPSRLKIVNALLERPQYVEELAQRLDLAVSTTSHHLKKLEAAGLAGKEKEQYYVVYFVREEVFDLSLRHLVGFRNPEAGVQDRRLQDYRKKIIAAFFEGGRLKRLPAQYKKRLVVLEELAKRFKPGVTYSEPEINALIQNAYEDHCTVRREMADNGILEREDGVYWLPDSREAASPGIRKRKKKMDKRKALKREYMEAFRAPGICKITNTVNGKVFLAGSLNVEALVRRHQSELKLGSHRNEELLKDYKELGAEAFTFEILESIEQSKDANFDYAKEVEILLDLWLEKLQPYGDKGYNRPPKTR, encoded by the coding sequence ATGGACTTGCAGCAAAGCATCAACATCCTGAAAGCGCTGGCCGACCCCTCCCGGCTGAAAATCGTCAACGCCCTGCTTGAAAGGCCCCAATACGTGGAGGAGCTGGCCCAAAGGCTGGATTTGGCCGTGTCCACCACCTCCCATCATTTAAAGAAGCTGGAGGCCGCCGGATTGGCCGGCAAGGAAAAGGAGCAGTATTACGTGGTCTATTTCGTGCGGGAGGAGGTTTTTGACCTGAGCCTCCGGCATTTGGTCGGCTTTCGCAACCCGGAGGCGGGGGTGCAGGATCGGCGCTTACAGGATTACCGGAAAAAAATCATCGCGGCCTTTTTCGAAGGAGGCCGCCTGAAAAGGCTGCCCGCCCAATATAAAAAAAGGCTGGTTGTGCTGGAGGAACTGGCGAAACGGTTTAAGCCGGGAGTCACATACAGCGAGCCGGAGATCAACGCCCTGATCCAAAACGCCTATGAGGATCATTGCACGGTCCGCCGGGAAATGGCGGATAACGGAATTTTAGAACGGGAGGATGGGGTTTATTGGCTGCCTGATAGTCGGGAAGCGGCCTCCCCTGGAATTAGGAAAAGGAAAAAGAAAATGGACAAACGCAAAGCGCTGAAAAGAGAGTACATGGAGGCGTTCAGGGCGCCCGGAATATGCAAAATAACCAACACGGTCAACGGCAAGGTTTTTCTGGCCGGGAGCCTGAACGTGGAGGCCCTGGTCAGGCGCCATCAGTCGGAGTTGAAGCTGGGCTCCCATCGGAACGAAGAATTGCTGAAGGACTACAAGGAACTCGGGGCCGAGGCCTTCACCTTTGAAATTCTGGAGTCCATAGAGCAAAGCAAGGACGCCAATTTCGACTACGCCAAAGAGGTGGAGATCCTGTTGGACCTGTGGCTGGAAAAGCTCCAGCCGTACGGAGACAAGGGGTACAATCGGCCGCCCAAGACGCGGTAA
- a CDS encoding tetratricopeptide repeat protein has translation MSMSRSRVFKQVLFPITIALMASFFFACASGTNFGRSGAKAPPLQYDYGPFLMQEGFKGEYPFIATWKENPDRNLEGYESICQKRLAEIAADQGPESPGMGYMLIAGSAVCAEMRNWDEMEARQNRFLAVFEKLLGPDNPDMAHYWHIAGKNYEAAADFENMMECYKKVCALSESRNETIEAAYVEDVLTLGDALVLFGGFEEAEEYYQKVVKARIKILGPRDRDVARALCALGESYLHLADYGSAKKCFETAYKIEFPKYIGLNQIVAKAYAGLAVVYLNTGENESARYHSVFALTKLDKESPAYKAAYVNCALFNISPKVLARAEIYQKGYIAALDLLPSKNNRFYAANLYKLGVIQVRLGEFKEAEKNLTESVRIYARHLGENNIHACTAMLELARLHIAVNKPDQAEELLERASAILSQNSKIGLRLQGETLLQKANLEFRQAKHSEAVNSYKKSLEVLKSLYGEVEALTALTQIGVAWQYMSEGKYGEARPILEDALEICSREFGRKSIFSCFLTTRLALLIMADGDADKAMAMLEKVVDIEKDKLRGKSPNFGDTLLIVAIGHMELGEYEPAEEKALQALQILEYNLGEYREKIGDAQALLADIYFATGRLQEAKDRQEKAVAIYEIALSSGHYNIGDAYNSLGIIQAATGDYENAVVSFEKAQSVMEGAFGPDHPETGVIYKNMAICYKAMGEDEQAQSYFDKAAAIQGEIDPSSTPVFTSGLGKFWRNWARE, from the coding sequence ATGTCCATGTCTCGTTCCAGGGTGTTCAAGCAAGTTCTATTTCCGATCACTATTGCCTTGATGGCGTCGTTTTTTTTCGCCTGCGCCAGCGGGACGAATTTCGGCCGTTCGGGCGCCAAGGCGCCCCCCCTCCAATACGACTATGGCCCTTTTTTGATGCAGGAAGGCTTTAAAGGAGAATACCCCTTTATTGCAACCTGGAAAGAGAATCCGGACCGGAACCTGGAAGGGTATGAAAGCATTTGCCAAAAACGGCTGGCGGAGATAGCCGCGGATCAGGGGCCGGAATCTCCTGGAATGGGCTACATGCTCATAGCCGGCAGCGCCGTGTGCGCTGAAATGCGCAACTGGGATGAAATGGAAGCCCGGCAGAACCGGTTTTTGGCCGTATTTGAAAAGCTCCTGGGGCCGGACAATCCGGACATGGCGCATTACTGGCATATAGCAGGAAAGAACTACGAGGCCGCCGCCGATTTTGAAAACATGATGGAGTGCTATAAAAAAGTCTGCGCTCTGTCGGAAAGCCGGAATGAAACTATCGAGGCCGCCTATGTGGAAGACGTTTTAACATTGGGGGACGCTCTCGTCCTGTTCGGCGGGTTTGAAGAGGCGGAAGAGTATTATCAAAAGGTTGTGAAGGCGCGAATAAAAATACTCGGTCCCAGAGACCGCGATGTTGCACGAGCCCTTTGCGCCTTGGGGGAGTCATACCTCCATTTGGCGGATTACGGCAGTGCGAAAAAATGTTTTGAGACGGCCTATAAAATAGAATTTCCGAAATATATCGGGTTAAATCAGATTGTAGCAAAGGCTTATGCGGGGTTGGCGGTTGTATACTTAAACACGGGGGAAAACGAATCGGCAAGGTATCATTCCGTCTTCGCCCTGACCAAACTGGATAAGGAATCCCCCGCCTATAAAGCCGCATATGTGAATTGCGCCTTATTTAACATCTCTCCCAAGGTTTTGGCGCGGGCTGAAATATACCAAAAAGGGTATATTGCCGCGTTAGACCTGCTCCCAAGCAAAAACAACCGGTTTTATGCGGCCAATCTATACAAACTGGGCGTCATACAGGTCCGGCTGGGCGAATTCAAAGAAGCGGAAAAAAACCTGACGGAAAGCGTTCGTATCTACGCAAGGCATTTGGGGGAAAATAACATCCATGCATGCACCGCCATGCTGGAATTGGCCAGACTGCACATAGCCGTCAACAAGCCTGACCAGGCGGAAGAGCTATTGGAGCGGGCGTCCGCCATCCTCAGTCAAAATTCAAAAATTGGGCTTCGGCTGCAAGGTGAAACACTTCTCCAAAAGGCGAATTTGGAGTTCCGGCAGGCAAAACACTCTGAAGCCGTCAATTCCTATAAAAAGTCGCTGGAGGTTTTGAAGTCTTTGTATGGAGAAGTCGAAGCGTTGACGGCCCTGACCCAAATTGGAGTGGCTTGGCAATATATGAGTGAAGGCAAATACGGGGAGGCCAGGCCGATCCTTGAGGACGCCCTGGAGATTTGCTCCCGGGAATTTGGACGGAAAAGCATTTTTTCGTGCTTTTTGACAACCCGTTTGGCGCTCCTGATCATGGCGGACGGCGATGCGGACAAAGCCATGGCCATGCTGGAAAAGGTGGTGGACATTGAAAAGGACAAACTAAGAGGGAAATCCCCCAACTTCGGAGACACCCTCCTAATCGTCGCTATCGGACACATGGAATTGGGGGAGTACGAACCGGCGGAGGAAAAGGCCCTACAGGCGCTGCAAATTTTAGAGTACAACTTGGGTGAATACCGTGAAAAAATTGGCGACGCCCAGGCGCTGCTGGCGGATATTTATTTTGCGACAGGACGCCTGCAGGAAGCTAAGGATCGCCAGGAAAAGGCGGTCGCCATTTATGAAATCGCCCTTTCCTCCGGTCACTATAATATAGGGGACGCATACAACAGCCTGGGCATTATCCAAGCCGCAACAGGCGACTATGAAAACGCCGTAGTCAGTTTTGAAAAAGCCCAATCCGTGATGGAAGGCGCCTTTGGCCCGGACCACCCCGAAACCGGAGTAATCTACAAAAACATGGCCATTTGCTACAAGGCCATGGGCGAGGACGAGCAGGCCCAAAGCTACTTTGACAAAGCAGCCGCCATTCAAGGAGAGATTGATCCCTCCAGCACGCCCGTCTTCACCTCGGGTTTAGGCAAATTTTGGAGGAATTGGGCCAGGGAGTAA
- a CDS encoding tetratricopeptide repeat protein: MTTHGIGSRFDKVLGLACTFILICVLASCAASASNQAAKEEEKTSLEELAEQEPECQKSLEKIAKEQGPESEDMAYAYLACAGVSMARGRMDEVEQRRDKAIEILTKAFGPDDKRIARCWDFSASLFVEWNNIDKAEQCYLNAIAVNKNRLGSHSKKVIEDLSLLGGIMIVYNRPQKARDYYKEALSLQVDVLGPEHEEISGTYCSLGSASSLASDYVASKTYYGEAIAIEEDAGRTDSLIYGRALTGIANAQNNLGEYEQARKNFKKGLPLLRSEKFEWGANYCQYALMTRQEEALLTAENFLAKTLPNETKDLGLLEVAAADQMCTMGLIKQWLGKYGESEKFHQQSREIYRRVFGQGSLKECNALLSLANLYIETPDYDNAQEVVDELFAICEKNPQVSADMYAKAMERQSRLLYSRGELDKAIDSYLKLLDFQESHFGLNSIFAVQAQHWLGGAYVDKGDFASALPLMIQAMNAYEQYYGKSHPETIAAMESVAFCCQSLGREEEARKYYEKAKSLREEAELSESHPYISGREAFWREKARE; encoded by the coding sequence ATGACGACCCATGGTATTGGATCGCGATTTGACAAGGTTCTTGGCTTGGCTTGTACGTTTATCTTGATTTGCGTGTTGGCTTCCTGTGCAGCCTCTGCGAGTAATCAAGCAGCGAAAGAAGAGGAAAAAACCTCCCTGGAAGAACTGGCGGAACAGGAGCCAGAGTGCCAAAAATCGCTGGAAAAAATCGCAAAGGAACAAGGACCGGAATCCGAGGACATGGCATATGCCTATCTTGCCTGCGCCGGAGTGTCCATGGCACGGGGCCGAATGGATGAAGTGGAGCAAAGGCGGGATAAGGCGATTGAAATTTTAACAAAGGCCTTTGGACCGGATGACAAAAGAATCGCCCGGTGCTGGGACTTTTCAGCTTCATTATTTGTGGAATGGAACAACATTGACAAAGCGGAGCAATGCTATCTCAACGCCATTGCCGTAAATAAAAATCGACTGGGATCCCATTCTAAGAAAGTCATAGAAGACCTTTCATTATTAGGCGGCATAATGATCGTTTATAACCGTCCCCAAAAAGCCCGGGATTATTATAAAGAGGCTCTGTCCTTGCAGGTTGACGTTCTGGGGCCTGAGCATGAAGAAATTTCCGGGACGTATTGTTCTTTGGGGTCCGCCTCTTCTTTGGCGTCCGACTATGTTGCATCCAAAACGTATTATGGCGAGGCGATAGCAATCGAAGAAGATGCGGGCCGGACGGATAGCCTCATCTACGGACGGGCCTTGACGGGCATTGCCAACGCCCAAAACAATTTGGGAGAGTATGAGCAGGCCAGAAAAAATTTTAAAAAAGGCCTTCCTTTGTTAAGGTCTGAAAAATTTGAATGGGGAGCAAACTATTGCCAATACGCCCTGATGACGCGCCAGGAGGAAGCCCTGCTGACTGCGGAAAATTTTTTGGCAAAAACATTACCTAATGAGACTAAAGACCTCGGGCTCCTGGAAGTTGCTGCGGCGGACCAAATGTGCACCATGGGCTTGATAAAACAATGGTTGGGCAAATACGGCGAATCGGAAAAATTCCATCAGCAAAGCCGGGAGATATACCGTCGTGTTTTCGGCCAGGGCAGCTTGAAAGAATGCAACGCTCTCCTTAGCCTGGCCAACCTGTACATTGAAACGCCGGACTACGACAATGCTCAAGAAGTCGTGGATGAGCTTTTCGCCATTTGCGAGAAAAATCCCCAGGTCAGTGCGGATATGTACGCCAAAGCCATGGAGCGCCAGTCCCGGCTATTGTATTCCCGAGGCGAGTTGGATAAGGCCATCGATTCGTACCTGAAGTTATTGGACTTCCAGGAAAGCCATTTTGGTCTGAACAGCATCTTTGCCGTGCAGGCCCAGCACTGGCTGGGAGGCGCCTATGTGGACAAGGGAGATTTTGCATCCGCCCTGCCCCTTATGATTCAAGCCATGAACGCCTATGAACAGTATTACGGCAAAAGCCATCCTGAAACCATTGCGGCTATGGAGTCCGTCGCCTTTTGCTGCCAGTCCCTCGGCAGGGAGGAAGAGGCCCGCAAGTATTATGAAAAGGCGAAATCCCTTAGGGAGGAGGCGGAGTTGTCCGAGTCCCATCCTTATATTTCCGGCAGGGAAGCGTTCTGGCGGGAAAAGGCCAGGGAGTAA